A part of Phoenix dactylifera cultivar Barhee BC4 chromosome 2, palm_55x_up_171113_PBpolish2nd_filt_p, whole genome shotgun sequence genomic DNA contains:
- the LOC103717731 gene encoding shugoshin-1-like: MEGVGLFHSETDAIGGLGAGIPKGESNQKIMTPLIRRKRLSDITNLTSIGRSPRSKAEDQEMAKVVPAVSAKGYISQLLTENSALLKIIEEKNKIIEMNGIELHKVRFMLQKAHQQNAQFAQANSQMLAEFNLGKDRLKAMQHELGCMTAALRVKTLELKEATKLYKQHKQLDKKISIEFKENKNMMAEFVPDAFHPARYQKTSGANRKRTLRSRSLGTATVIHPVPAKEKSESRRRSLRRRSSNLKAKLCEPTEELFEIEDIKFPIRSLTGDRMHEDISVQLDSSSAKSTSDAILNPVKVEVQEERSSPQDQNQGSRRSSLGRPMRRAVERVSSYKEVPLNVKMRRDD; this comes from the exons ATGGAGGGAGTTGGCCTTTTTCACTCAGAAACCGACGCCATTGGAGGCCTTGGAG CCGGAATTCCCAAAGGGGAGAGCAATCAGAAGATCATGACGCCATTGATAAGGAGGAAGAGGCTCTCGGACATCACCAATTTGACGAGTATTGGGAGGTCGCCAAGATCCAAGGCGGAGGACCAAGAAATGGCGAAGGTCGTCCCCGCTGTGAGTGCTAAGGGTTACATTTCCCAGCTCCTCACG GAAAATTCTGCTCTTTTGAAGATAATTGAAGAGAAAAA TAAAATCATAGAAATGAATGGCATCGAGTTGCACAAGGTCCGATTCATGCTGCAGAAAGCCCATCAGCAGAATGCGCAGTTTGCACAGGCTAACTCCCAGATGCTGGCG GAGTTCAATCTGGGTAAAGACAGA CTTAAAGCAATGCAGCACGAGCTTGGATGCATGACAGCAGCTCTCAGAGTAAAGACCTTAGAACTGAAG GAGGCAACGAAACTTTATAAACAACACAAGCAACTAGACAAGAAGATAAGCATTGAG TTTAAGGAGAACAAGAACATGATGGCTGAGTTTGTGCCAGATGCATTTCATCCAGCCAGATACCAGAAGACTAGCGGTGCCAATAGGAAGCGTACACTGAGAAGTCGAT CTCTGGGAACTGCTACAGTAATTCATCCAGTTCCAGCAAAGGAGAAGAGTGAAAGCAGAAG AAGGTCTTTGAGAAGGAGATCCAGTAATCTGAAAGCTAAACTTTGTGAGCCTACTGAGGAATTGTTTGAGATAGAAGATATAAAGTTTCCAATCCGATCGCTGACCGGTGATCGCATGCATGAAGACATTTCTGTTCAGCTAGACTCTTCTTCAGCTAAATCCACTTCAGATGCCATCCTGAACCCTGTAAAGGTTGAAGTACAGGAAGAGAGGAGCTCACCACAAGATCAGAATCAAGGGTCAAGGAGATCATCTCTTGGAAGGCCTATGAGGAGGGCAGTTGAAAGGGTCAGTTCTTACAAGGAAGTGCCTCTCAATGTCAAAATGAGAAGAGACGACTAA